One part of the Rutidosis leptorrhynchoides isolate AG116_Rl617_1_P2 chromosome 1, CSIRO_AGI_Rlap_v1, whole genome shotgun sequence genome encodes these proteins:
- the LOC139888107 gene encoding uncharacterized protein, whose product MYEDPGERALRYVSIVDDDNFPEDICDITAILPNSIKQMIGPTLVGTSQGLVCFYGSSVAVIWNPWIKKPVSIPCVVFGRGYVSVLGFGVCPKTSEPKLVKITYPTSSLEMQTWTWTVDILSFISGCWKSCSISKISNLLCKSLSLFSSSECVDKFIYWCAYNMKDAIWVVISFDMTNEEFGVIHLPDSFARYEYVDLSKHRESLVLLPHDDNISKYDYDVWIMEGDVTKSFKKLFTVSSTYDCVKTMAISYKGEAILEMLEDNSKENVISIDTYEPASNRFKWTKITAIRWSIYMRSYKETMLLHDFRILN is encoded by the coding sequence ATGTATGAAGATCCCGGTGAGCGTGCTCTTAGATATGTATCAATTGTTGATGATGATAACTTTCCTGAAGATATTTGTGATATAACTGCAATTCTCCCAAATTCTATTAAACAAATGATCGGACCAACACTTGTCGGTACCTCTCAAGGTTTGGTGTGTTTTTATGGCTCTTCTGTTGCTGTAATTTGGAATCCTTGGATTAAAAAACCTGTTAGTATACCATGTGTTGTTTTTGGCCGGGGGTATGTATCTGTTCTTGGATTTGGAGTTTGTCCAAAAACTAGTGAGCCTAAGCTTGTCAAGATTACATATCCTACATCTTCGTTGGAAATGCAGACTTGGACATGGACAGTTGACATTTTGTCGTTTATTTCAGGGTGTTGGAAAAGTTGTTCAATTAGCAAAATAAGCAATTTGCTTTGTAAATCGTTAAGTCTTTTTTCATCATCAGAATGTGTAGACAAATTTATTTATTGGTGTGCTTATAATATGAAAGATGCAATTTGGGTAGTTATTTCGTTTGATATGACTAATGAAGAGTTTGGAGTGATACATCTTCCGGATAGTTTTGCACGTTACGAATATGTGGACTTGTCTAAGCATAGGGAGTCTCTTGTGTTGCTTCCCCACGATGACAACATTTCCAAATATGATTATGATGTGTGGATTATGGAGGGTGATGTTACAAAATCGTTTAAAAAGCTATTCACTGTAAGCTCAACCTATGATTGTGTGAAGACGATGGCAATTAGTTACAAAGGTGAAGCAATCTTGGAGATGCTAGAGGATAATAGTAAAGAAAATGTAATCTCGATTGATACTTATGAACCCGCCTCAAATCGGTTCAAGTGGACTAAGATAACTGCAATTCGTTGGTCCATCTATATGCGTTCTTACAAGGAAACAATGCTTCTGCATGATTTTAGGATTTTAAATTGA